The following coding sequences lie in one Candidatus Eisenbacteria bacterium genomic window:
- a CDS encoding alcohol dehydrogenase catalytic domain-containing protein — protein sequence MPRKMRAAALDGKGGLRIVSVPPPRTPAGGALVRVTAVGICGSDLHKFRVLPAGTILGHEIAGVVERTGRDAPRFRVGDRIVAAHHVPCGLCVYCRGGNESQCALFRSTNIVPGGWAEYAALSRLHLEKVAFRVPASLSDAEASLTEPLACCVRAVRRSGLRRGETAVVAGLGAVGGTIAHLLRRRGVRVLARDPLPEKLLFARRFAGALPLPPDEDEAVRAVIRRTAGRGADQVLLAAGVPSAFAFALRTVRRGGSIHWFAAPDEGTTVAFDPNLVYKREVRVFSTYSSSPADLREAFRLIRGGAFPAARLISHRLPLDRIEEGIRLIRRGEARKIVIEPGAAPAPEA from the coding sequence ATGCCGAGGAAGATGCGGGCCGCCGCGCTGGACGGAAAAGGGGGGCTCCGGATCGTGTCCGTCCCCCCGCCCCGCACACCGGCCGGCGGTGCGCTCGTCCGCGTGACCGCCGTCGGCATCTGCGGCTCGGACCTCCACAAGTTCCGCGTCCTCCCCGCGGGGACCATCCTCGGACACGAGATCGCCGGCGTGGTGGAACGGACCGGCCGAGACGCCCCCCGCTTCCGAGTCGGCGACCGGATCGTCGCGGCGCACCACGTCCCCTGCGGGCTTTGCGTCTACTGCCGCGGCGGCAACGAATCGCAGTGCGCCCTCTTCCGCTCGACGAACATCGTTCCCGGCGGATGGGCGGAGTACGCCGCGCTCTCGCGCCTCCACCTCGAGAAAGTCGCCTTCCGCGTTCCGGCCTCCCTCTCCGACGCCGAGGCGAGCCTCACGGAACCTCTCGCCTGCTGCGTCCGCGCCGTCCGCCGCTCCGGCCTCCGGCGCGGTGAGACCGCCGTCGTCGCCGGTCTCGGCGCCGTGGGGGGGACCATCGCCCATCTCCTCCGTCGCCGCGGCGTCCGCGTCCTCGCCCGCGATCCCCTACCGGAGAAGCTCCTCTTCGCCCGCCGTTTCGCCGGCGCGCTCCCTCTCCCGCCGGACGAAGATGAGGCGGTCCGCGCCGTGATCCGGCGCACCGCGGGACGCGGCGCCGACCAGGTCCTCCTCGCCGCCGGGGTCCCCTCCGCCTTCGCCTTCGCCCTCCGCACCGTCCGTCGCGGCGGATCGATTCACTGGTTCGCCGCCCCCGACGAGGGGACCACCGTTGCCTTCGACCCCAATCTCGTTTATAAACGGGAGGTGCGGGTCTTCTCGACCTACTCGTCCTCACCGGCGGACCTCCGCGAGGCGTTCCGCCTGATCCGCGGCGGCGCTTTCCCCGCCGCGCGGCTCATCAGCCACCGGCTTCCCCTCGACCGGATCGAAGAAGGGATCCGCCTGATCCGCCGCGGCGAGGCGCGCAAGATCGTAATCGAACCGGGCGCGGCGCCCGCGCCGGAGGCTTAG